In the Nothobranchius furzeri strain GRZ-AD chromosome 1, NfurGRZ-RIMD1, whole genome shotgun sequence genome, aaaaaaaaacatcacaacAAAAAACGCATTAATAAGGAATCAGCAAGAGAAAGTTGTTTTGTCATTGTAAGCTACAAATGTCATTTACAAGAATATGCAAACTCAGTCCTTTCTGAGCAGATCTGTGTCCAAAAGTGTATTGTTACTGGAGTGAATAAAGCCAACATCAGGCCATGACATTAGGTTAAAAATTATTTCCAGTAATATTGCGCTTGCTTTGTGTAGCATTGCTTAGTTTGTTAGTATGTGAGTTTGCTAACTTTAAATCTTATGAAAGTCATACTGTAATTTTAAGTTGTGCTTTTGTAATGTTTACAGACAACTCAGAAAAAGGCCGCAGAGGAAGCAAAAGATGTTAACCTACTGGCCATTCTGCaggaaagaaaaaacagaaagaGGAACTCTCCACTCTGCCCTACCAGTACCAAAAAAATCAGAGAAGATATCCTCAGCGATTCCCTCTTTGAAGATGATACTGAGGATgacgataatgatggtggtgttgTCCCACAGAAACTTTATGAGGAGGCAATAAAAAAACAACGCTTTTATCAGAAAAAGTATAgttgcatgtgtctacagcagcaggaaatggaaAAAAGGTAAGTTTTGAATAGCCTTGAAAAATAATTTTGTATTATTGTTAATGTGTCCTAACAATATACTGTAAATCTACCTTTAAGCTCTAGTTGGATTCAGTCTTGTTATTGTCCTTGCCAAAAGTAGATGGGTGTGTAGAATATTGTGAATAGCAATAGCATTATTTGGTCCTGTTGAAATAGGCTGGGTACTTTgatcaaaaatatgtttttaattatTGAGCCTTATTATTGAATCTTTATATTTCAAAGGTGTGTTTATACTTTTAAATTTATATATTTGGTAATATAATATTTTGCTACTTGTTTTTGTCACACAACTACCACATGCTGTCCAGATTTGGCCTTTCTGAATGCTGTGCACATGTGCAGCACTACCCATCTGCACTATAGGCAGCTAGATAATTTCACAGATAATAATTAACAATTTTTTTATCATTTCCTAATAATATAGTCATTAcatattttcttctgtttaagaATGCAGGAGCAAGAAAAGAGTCTTTCAACAATGGAGTCTGAAAATAAAACTCTCCGAGAGCTGAACATAGAGCTGCAACAGCATCTAATGAAGGCGCTGAAGTCAACCTCCTCCAAGAGCAGTGGTGAGGACAGATCATTTCCCCTAAGTCTCTTTACTAATGCAGTTGTACCTAAAACTGAAATGTGTTgtgggtattttttaatgtatacTTCTGGGCTTAATGTAAATTATCCCATATAAGGAAATGTTTCCCTCTGGGCTGGCAGTCCCAAACCCCTCTTATCTTGTTGAAATGTTTTTGGGCAAAACACTGAACTTAGACAGTTATGCACCCATTTGTTTGTGAATAGGGAAAAAGATAGAAAAGCAATATATATTGTAGCTCACTTAACTTTTACAGTTGCCTGACGctcagaaacaaacattttaacaAGGATATAAGGacaaaatatatacatttatcaAGTAGCTGAAGGTAGCAAACATCAAAAACACTTTGGAAGTGACCATTAGTTGCAGTACTTCAGCTGTGAGCTTAGGTATCACTAACCTAATAAGGTTTGGGAAACATAttctttgttgttgtgttttccaTTATTTCCTGTGTTCATGATATGCTTATTTTCTCTCTAACTGTTAAAGATCCTGCCACCCAAAACTCAAAGACTTTATACAGTAAGTGCAACCAAAATTTATCAACATTTagaatacaattttttttttaaatttacattGTTAAAATAGATTTCTACACTTGCAGTACCAACTTGATATAAGTGAAATCAGAATTGTGAActaattttacattttcaaaagCCCCCTTAATTTAGTCAAAGTGGTCTCATGTTTGGTTTTACATGTTTGTCAATcttaaatgtttcatttcatCACACAAATGTAAATTTTACTCAAagacaacacaaacacaaaatggaAGTTTTAAATCAAGGTTTTTATCAAGGGAGAACTGAAAATCTACACAGCCCTGGGTGAGTAAATGATTGCGCCCTCAGCTGAAACTAGTGCTGTGTTGAAACATTTTGAAAAATTGATTCTGAATCAATTCTTCTAAGAAACAAATCGTATCAATTAAAAAGTCCAAGAATCGTTTGGTTTAACATTGTTTGCCTTTTCTTTAAAACTAATGAAAAGTAAGGTCTGAAAGGGTTAACACAATTTTTTCAGGTGAATTGTTACTCAGTGTTGCATCATTTCATTTCAGCAATATAATTAAGGTAACAGCTCACAGAAAAGTTTTCAAAAGCAGTGACCCATGTTGAATTGGAACAGATTGGGTTGAATCGAATTTTGTCGATTCTAACTCTTGAGAATCAAAATCAAATTTATTCTTGAAATGAACCAATACCCAGCTTTAGCTGAAACATAACTTAACAGCGGCTCATCACACCCGACTTCTGTTTGTCCTGCCGCACAGAGGCCTGATTCCTACCACACCTGTTCTCAGTAAAGAAATCAATCCTGTCAGACTTTCCTGAAACAGTGAAGTAGATCAAAATATCCTCAACATCATGCAGAGATTCCAAGACATTCAGCAACAAATGGGATGACTTGTcgtaatttggcgctatataaatcaacttgaattgaattgaattgaagctgCTAAGGGCAGCCCAATCGAGGTAATTGGGTTTCGGGGCAATCACTTTGTCACACTGGGCCATGGAAGTTTTGGATTTTTCTTCTCCCTTACTCATAATAACCCTCATTTAAAAATGGCCTTTTGTGTTTGTACTTGTGTTGATTTTGATTTAAAGTGAGACAGTTTTGGAAAAAAATTATCCATTCTCCACTTACACCATGTGGCTTCTTGCTTGGTTTAAGCAAGACACAAAtgctgaatattttaacattcttTTCATAGTTGCAGAGTCTGGCAGTGAAGATGGAGTGGAGACACCTAGGTGTCCAGAAGGAGAGGAGGTACTGTACTTCCCCTGCATACAGTATTCAAATACACACCACAAGTGTAGCAACACAACTCatatatggggtgccatttgtaatgtTACACAGTAAAAAATTATCAGCAAAATTTTTAATCATTTATCTTGTAATCAGAGAAAAAAACTAGGTTTCATTTTTAAGCACTTATTTTCACCTTGTCATtcatgtatttataaatgttaagtttcctagctaaatatttagttagcaagttaAATAAAGCCCCagagtgtgatatttttacctgtttactatcaaatcctgcgtttccagttcacaaacttgtccatccatccgtctatccattttctgaacccgctttgtcaatgcggggggggggggcttgtgcctaactccagcagccaacgggcaatcaggcggggttcaccctggacagagagctagtccattgcagggcaacacagacacacaggacaatcaatcatgcacacacacactcacacctaaggacaatttggacagaccgatcaacctaacagtcatgtttttggcagatttaaattcaaatacagtgcagaatttttccctgacgacggcgcaacactgacagttttaggcagaatatttgaattttaaccacgatgcactgaactgccaaattattgactgcacgtgtctgtagcatgattagacactcctttatatagtttatcagcaaaaaaaaagtgatttgggggtgacttgctctttaaaaactagACATTTAGcctgtaaaaaaatgtttaaaaacaaaatatttgattTGAAAAATGGATATTAAATTAGGAAGCTAAATATTTTGTTccaaactaaatgtttaattttcacaataaatattttgtttttaaaatatatatttaacttgttaactaaatatttagctaggaaacttaacatttataaatacttGAATGACAAGGTGAAAATaagtgtttaaaaaatgaaacctacttttttgctctgattatgagataaataattaaaaatattgctgttaattTTTGACTGTGTAacattacaaatggcaccccatactcaAATAGCAAAATGTGTTTTCATATGTAGAACTATGAAGAACACCTCTCCATCATTTGTTCACAAGCCAACTAACTTTTCAGTGTATTTGTTTTAGACTTGTGtgggtgtttatttttatttttatttttgtcagaTTCACCTGGGAGGAGGAGTCTACATCCGGAGAGAGGCCTGGTCAAGGATTAAAAACCAATCAAAGGATTCTTTGTTTGTGAAGGAGCTTGCAGTGGCAATCTGGGGAACAAAGACCCTAGGCCAGAAAAGCCTTACAGGGAAGGCGTGTCCTACAACTAAGAGCACCAGGCAGCCTTTAACCCCAAAGAAGCTGGAAACATTGAGAGGTATGGTATTTTTAGTTGGATTT is a window encoding:
- the LOC139069349 gene encoding BEN domain-containing protein 5-like, with the protein product MFAYVRYIDDGCKEIVPTTFIKDFDSQKDTSKIYWVRWQDSFFKAQILMLKDTKEDIEEELSTGKRVRVKKVMDPSTSPLPSEAEEARTKKTTQKKAAEEAKDVNLLAILQERKNRKRNSPLCPTSTKKIREDILSDSLFEDDTEDDDNDGGVVPQKLYEEAIKKQRFYQKKYSCMCLQQQEMEKRMQEQEKSLSTMESENKTLRELNIELQQHLMKALKSTSSKSSDPATQNSKTLYIAESGSEDGVETPRCPEGEEIHLGGGVYIRREAWSRIKNQSKDSLFVKELAVAIWGTKTLGQKSLTGKACPTTKSTRQPLTPKKLETLRACFKEWLINKKLEEPELQARWVKAGRYLTEKIMDINKQKNKTPKD